The proteins below come from a single Chryseobacterium capnotolerans genomic window:
- a CDS encoding TonB-dependent siderophore receptor, with product MKKLTIGAVLLTSMLTFAQEKKDTIKSNNIEEVIVNGRYYQRYKLNEVSGSLRIQTPILELPQNVQSVSSQVLSDQITLNMSEGIVRNVSGARKVEHWDNVYSNVFMRGASISTFMNGMNVSSTWGPINPDASIIDRIEFVKGPAGFMGSMGDPAGFYNVVTKKPTGKFANSVRFTTGSYNLFRGEADLDGVLVKDGVLDYRINLMGSSNKSWVENDKTSKIIVAPSITFRPTKSTTFTAQYNYQYLKFNQPGAYLMSNDGYASLDVHTNFNDPNFKQTEVRDQSLFLSLDQKLSQDWVWSTQYAYMDLNYDGGSWWGTFDSANKNVLNRTLSNWQAKGKNHIFQTYVRGKLNTGNIVHKIIAGFDYGDRKYIADFSSYSKIVDDKETAIFPIDIYNVQYGIDPSKLPPSDFYTLNTSAPFYNDQGVKYTSYYAQDQIEMFDNKLRLTLAGRYTNGKTYSAYPNLSPGSPIVPDRAGEFTPRVGISYSINDNFSAYGIYDKTFTPQSGTGINKTKITDPFRGQNIEFGLKKDWFGGKWNTTFAVYEIRRKNILVSGPKEQNDGNPFQIASGEQRARGFETDIKGEIVKGLNIIINYAYTDAKTIKDTNPANIGVQSPGNAKNVQNTWISYRFEQGMMKGFGISAGYQYQGGRQSWYGVDAKKDQSLPDYFDSNFGISYVAKKFDVNLMLNNVLNKKLYSGYRGDAGEYAWIYNAPRNWRLSIGYKF from the coding sequence ATGAAAAAACTGACGATAGGAGCAGTTCTGTTAACCTCCATGTTAACATTTGCTCAGGAAAAAAAAGACACCATCAAATCCAACAATATTGAAGAAGTAATTGTTAACGGCAGGTATTATCAAAGGTACAAACTGAATGAAGTTTCAGGTTCATTAAGGATTCAGACACCAATTCTTGAACTTCCTCAAAATGTACAGTCGGTAAGCTCACAAGTTCTTTCTGACCAGATTACATTAAATATGTCCGAAGGAATTGTTCGTAATGTGAGTGGTGCCAGAAAGGTAGAACATTGGGACAATGTGTACTCCAATGTTTTTATGAGAGGAGCCAGTATTTCAACTTTTATGAACGGAATGAATGTTTCCTCTACCTGGGGCCCTATTAATCCTGATGCCTCTATTATCGACAGAATAGAATTTGTAAAAGGACCAGCGGGATTTATGGGTTCTATGGGAGATCCAGCAGGATTCTACAACGTTGTAACCAAAAAACCAACCGGAAAATTTGCCAACAGTGTACGTTTTACAACAGGAAGTTATAATCTTTTTCGTGGAGAAGCTGATCTGGATGGAGTGCTTGTTAAAGATGGGGTTTTAGATTATCGTATCAATTTAATGGGAAGTTCTAATAAATCTTGGGTGGAAAATGATAAAACAAGCAAAATTATTGTTGCTCCATCCATCACTTTTAGACCAACAAAATCAACGACGTTTACGGCACAATATAACTATCAGTATTTAAAATTCAATCAACCCGGAGCTTATCTCATGTCGAATGACGGTTATGCTTCCCTTGATGTACATACAAACTTTAATGATCCCAACTTCAAACAAACAGAAGTAAGAGATCAGAGCTTATTCTTAAGCTTAGACCAGAAGCTTTCGCAAGATTGGGTTTGGAGCACACAATATGCCTATATGGACCTGAACTATGACGGAGGTTCATGGTGGGGAACTTTTGACTCAGCCAATAAAAATGTTTTAAACAGAACATTAAGCAACTGGCAGGCAAAAGGAAAAAACCATATTTTCCAGACCTATGTAAGAGGAAAACTTAATACAGGAAACATAGTTCATAAAATTATTGCAGGATTTGATTATGGAGACAGAAAGTATATTGCAGATTTTTCTTCCTATTCAAAAATTGTTGATGATAAAGAAACCGCAATATTCCCTATTGACATTTATAATGTCCAGTATGGAATAGATCCTTCAAAACTTCCACCTTCTGATTTTTATACATTAAACACTTCAGCTCCATTCTATAATGACCAGGGAGTAAAATATACTTCTTATTATGCTCAGGATCAAATTGAAATGTTTGATAATAAACTAAGATTAACACTAGCTGGAAGATATACAAATGGTAAAACCTATTCTGCATATCCTAATCTTAGTCCAGGCAGCCCTATCGTTCCTGATAGAGCCGGTGAGTTTACACCAAGAGTAGGAATAAGTTATTCTATTAATGATAACTTCTCAGCTTATGGTATCTATGACAAAACATTTACACCACAATCCGGAACAGGAATTAACAAAACTAAGATTACAGATCCATTCAGAGGACAAAATATTGAATTTGGATTGAAAAAAGACTGGTTTGGAGGAAAGTGGAACACCACTTTTGCAGTATACGAAATCAGAAGAAAAAATATCTTGGTTTCCGGACCTAAAGAGCAAAACGACGGAAATCCATTCCAGATAGCTTCAGGAGAGCAAAGAGCGAGAGGTTTTGAAACCGATATCAAAGGAGAAATTGTAAAAGGGTTGAATATAATTATCAACTATGCTTATACGGATGCCAAAACAATTAAAGATACAAACCCGGCAAACATAGGAGTGCAATCTCCTGGAAATGCTAAAAACGTTCAAAATACATGGATCAGTTACAGATTTGAACAAGGTATGATGAAAGGTTTCGGAATCTCAGCAGGGTATCAATATCAGGGAGGAAGACAATCGTGGTATGGTGTAGATGCTAAAAAGGATCAAAGCCTGCCAGATTATTTCGATTCCAACTTCGGAATTTCCTATGTTGCTAAAAAATTCGATGTAAATCTAATGCTGAATAATGTACTTAATAAAAAGCTTTACAGTGGATACAGAGGAGATGCAGGCGAATATGCATGGATCTATAATGCACCTCGTAACTGGAGATTATCAATCGGATATAAATTCTAA
- a CDS encoding PepSY-associated TM helix domain-containing protein: protein MKRKHHHKKKISPTKKWSAKLHLWFGLSVGIIIFIVSLTGTLYVFKDEVQNLLRKDAIYVQQNLSDQKPLPISILREKVSLELNEKYPISSVEVSLDKGKSYRFLYYEKSKKGWNYFQQVLINKQVYVNQYTGQILAVYDEKYDVFNILKYIHWGLLLNSEWGPYVVGIPTVLFIIMLITGIILWWPKNKNARKGRFWFNWENIKNWKRKNYDLHNILGFYASFIALIMSVTGIYFAYPYVKNTFNLAISGYWEQPKEKEIKSPDSLMVKSDAVFDIAALQAEKLYAGSSSFRITLNGKNKKGKELKNLPVTVYGQDGRFSERNLLTFDKYSGKLLANKPHHKLKAAEKYANANYDVHTGSYFGLFGKIIWFIAGLICTSLPVTGFLVWWGKRKKQGKKI, encoded by the coding sequence ATGAAAAGAAAGCATCATCATAAAAAGAAAATTTCTCCAACCAAGAAATGGTCTGCCAAACTGCATTTGTGGTTTGGTTTGTCTGTTGGTATCATTATATTCATAGTCTCTCTTACAGGGACTTTGTATGTTTTTAAGGATGAAGTACAGAATTTACTCCGTAAAGACGCTATTTATGTACAACAGAACCTTTCAGACCAAAAACCATTACCCATTAGCATCCTTCGGGAAAAGGTAAGTCTGGAGCTCAATGAAAAATACCCGATCAGCTCTGTTGAGGTATCCTTAGACAAAGGAAAATCTTATCGCTTTTTATATTACGAAAAGAGTAAGAAAGGCTGGAACTACTTTCAACAGGTACTGATCAACAAACAGGTCTATGTCAATCAGTATACAGGGCAAATTCTTGCTGTGTATGATGAAAAATATGATGTATTCAACATTTTGAAATATATTCACTGGGGGCTTCTATTGAATTCCGAATGGGGACCATATGTAGTGGGAATTCCAACGGTATTATTTATCATCATGCTGATTACCGGAATCATTTTATGGTGGCCTAAAAACAAAAATGCAAGAAAAGGAAGATTCTGGTTCAATTGGGAAAATATAAAAAACTGGAAACGCAAAAATTATGATCTTCATAATATATTAGGGTTCTATGCCTCATTTATTGCCTTAATAATGAGTGTGACGGGGATTTACTTTGCCTATCCTTATGTAAAAAACACTTTTAATCTGGCCATATCCGGTTATTGGGAGCAGCCAAAAGAAAAGGAAATCAAATCTCCGGATTCTCTGATGGTAAAGTCAGATGCCGTTTTTGATATTGCAGCACTCCAGGCAGAAAAACTATATGCGGGATCATCCAGTTTCAGAATTACTTTAAATGGAAAAAATAAAAAAGGAAAGGAGCTCAAAAATCTTCCGGTCACTGTGTATGGTCAGGATGGAAGATTCAGTGAAAGAAACCTGCTTACTTTCGATAAATACTCAGGAAAACTACTAGCCAATAAACCTCATCACAAACTAAAAGCCGCAGAAAAATATGCAAATGCCAATTATGATGTCCACACCGGATCTTATTTCGGACTGTTTGGAAAAATTATCTGGTTTATCGCCGGTCTTATCTGCACCTCACTCCCTGTTACCGGATTTTTGGTCTGGTGGGGGAAAAGAAAGAAACAAGGAAAGAAAATATAA
- a CDS encoding TonB-dependent siderophore receptor — MSNVITPVTGLNILTSLRYESVDFKGGQTGQNPTQAYTQGAWSPKLGIVYQIIQDKVSVFGNYQNSFTSNGYYISDANSNVTLSDPERANQFEGGFKASLIKGRISTTLSYYNIKVKNTLLNVGYTAQGRAIQRQAGSLRSQGVELEANAYLIKGFSVIAGVSYNDMKYTEADETVMGRRPATASSPWLVNFNASYQFLDGNLKGLGFGVGGNYASDNKIVNSTTMGTFILPKYLVMNANVFYDTAKFRIGVKVDNFTNEYYWNGYTTANAQPLANVVGSFTYKF, encoded by the coding sequence ATATCCAATGTCATTACACCTGTAACAGGACTTAATATCCTTACCTCTTTACGATATGAGAGTGTCGATTTTAAAGGCGGACAAACCGGACAAAATCCAACTCAAGCCTATACTCAGGGGGCCTGGTCTCCCAAATTAGGAATTGTGTATCAGATTATTCAGGATAAAGTATCTGTTTTCGGAAATTATCAGAATAGTTTCACAAGCAATGGTTACTATATTTCCGATGCAAATTCTAATGTAACGCTTTCCGATCCTGAAAGAGCTAATCAATTTGAGGGAGGTTTCAAAGCAAGCCTTATCAAAGGAAGAATCAGCACAACATTAAGTTATTACAATATCAAAGTAAAGAATACCCTTCTTAATGTTGGATATACGGCCCAGGGAAGAGCTATTCAAAGACAGGCTGGTTCCTTAAGAAGCCAGGGTGTTGAATTGGAAGCAAATGCTTACTTAATCAAAGGATTCTCAGTAATTGCCGGAGTAAGCTATAATGATATGAAATACACGGAGGCTGATGAAACGGTTATGGGAAGAAGACCCGCAACAGCTTCATCTCCATGGTTGGTTAACTTTAACGCAAGCTATCAATTCCTGGACGGAAACTTAAAAGGTTTAGGATTCGGTGTTGGAGGAAATTATGCCAGTGATAATAAAATTGTTAATTCCACAACAATGGGAACTTTTATCCTCCCAAAATATCTTGTTATGAATGCCAATGTGTTCTATGATACGGCAAAATTCAGAATCGGAGTAAAAGTAGACAACTTCACCAATGAATATTACTGGAACGGATATACTACTGCCAATGCGCAGCCACTTGCTAATGTAGTGGGAAGCTTTACTTATAAATTCTAA